One window of Fusobacterium polymorphum genomic DNA carries:
- a CDS encoding restriction endonuclease subunit S, producing MRIGHKKILLKEVATFLNGYAFKPSDWSKEGLPIIRIQNLTGTNRDFNYYNGNYNKKYLIENGDILISWSASLGIFLWENMTGILNQHIFKVIFDKNIEIDKIYFLHCMKFLIKKIEKNIHGSTMKHITRPEFEKIKFPIYEIDIQRKISKKLIFITKIIENNKKLLNKMEELSKSLFTRMFGDIKTNDKNWKIVKLEKYINIIGGYAFKNIDFKSSGIPLIRIGNINSGQFKSTNLVFIEENKKFEKFKVFPNDILISLTGTVGKDDYGNACILGDSYSEYYLNQRNAKIELTDKMNKNFFLEIMKIKEVKKKLTGISRGIRQANISNKDIYNLSLPLPPIELQNKFAERVEKIEKLKFTIWKIILKFSKILEKKGVESN from the coding sequence ATGAGAATAGGTCATAAAAAAATTCTATTAAAAGAAGTTGCAACTTTCTTAAATGGTTATGCTTTTAAACCAAGTGATTGGTCAAAAGAAGGATTACCAATAATAAGAATACAGAATTTAACAGGTACTAATAGAGACTTTAATTATTATAATGGAAATTATAATAAAAAATATCTTATAGAAAATGGAGATATTTTAATATCTTGGTCTGCTAGTTTAGGAATATTTTTATGGGAAAATATGACAGGAATCTTAAATCAACATATTTTTAAAGTAATTTTTGATAAAAATATTGAAATTGATAAAATCTATTTTTTACATTGTATGAAATTTTTAATAAAGAAAATAGAAAAAAATATTCATGGTTCAACAATGAAACATATAACAAGACCTGAATTTGAGAAAATAAAATTTCCTATATATGAAATTGATATCCAAAGAAAAATTTCAAAAAAATTAATTTTTATAACAAAGATTATTGAAAATAATAAAAAACTTTTAAATAAAATGGAAGAACTTTCTAAATCTTTATTTACTAGAATGTTCGGAGATATAAAAACTAATGATAAAAATTGGAAAATAGTAAAGTTAGAAAAATATATTAATATTATAGGAGGATATGCTTTTAAAAATATAGATTTTAAATCAAGTGGTATTCCTTTAATTAGAATAGGAAATATAAATTCAGGACAATTTAAGAGTACTAATTTAGTTTTTATAGAAGAGAATAAAAAATTTGAAAAGTTTAAAGTATTTCCAAATGATATACTTATTTCCTTAACAGGTACAGTGGGAAAAGATGATTATGGAAATGCTTGTATACTAGGAGATTCTTATTCAGAATATTATTTAAATCAACGTAATGCTAAAATAGAGCTAACAGATAAAATGAATAAAAATTTCTTTTTAGAAATTATGAAAATAAAGGAAGTAAAGAAAAAATTGACTGGTATTAGTCGAGGTATAAGACAAGCAAATATATCTAATAAAGATATTTATAACTTATCTCTTCCTTTACCTCCAATAGAACTTCAAAATAAATTTGCTGAAAGAGTTGAAAAAATTGAGAAATTGAAATTTACCATTTGGAAAATAATTTTAAAATTTTCTAAAATACTCGAAAAGAAAGGAGTTGAGAGCAATTAA
- a CDS encoding restriction endonuclease subunit S, whose translation MKIFNKSEWKKVKLVDVCEIITGNTPLKKEKEYWDKDEVPFITPPELKYEGINYITPNIYVSKIGAKQGRIIPKNSICVCCIGSLGKLGILKEDAITNQQINSLILKNKNVDLLYLYFYLKTIKNNLESIASSTTVKIINKSSFEKIEISLPNLEIQKKISKKLELLENNIDFRKNQLNYLKELNKSLFTKYSKNKKVVNLELEEICEFIKDGTHQTPTYVNTNENGYKFLSSKDVSKGIINWDNTKYISEELHKELYKKIAPKKNDILLAKNGTTGIAALVDKEEIFDIYVSLAILRLKKEYNPKYILEGINSIETNQQFKKSLKGIGVPNLHLKEIKKVKIPIPPIELQNKFAERVEKIEKLKFEIEKSIEEAQKLYNSLISKYFDN comes from the coding sequence ATGAAGATATTTAATAAAAGTGAATGGAAGAAAGTTAAATTGGTGGATGTTTGTGAAATTATAACTGGTAATACACCTTTAAAGAAAGAAAAAGAATACTGGGATAAAGATGAAGTTCCATTTATTACACCACCAGAATTAAAATATGAAGGAATTAACTATATAACTCCTAATATATATGTTTCAAAAATAGGTGCTAAACAAGGAAGAATTATACCTAAAAATTCTATATGTGTATGTTGTATAGGTTCATTAGGTAAACTAGGTATATTAAAAGAAGATGCTATTACAAATCAGCAAATAAATAGTCTTATTTTAAAAAATAAAAATGTAGATTTATTATATTTATATTTTTATTTAAAAACTATAAAAAATAATCTTGAAAGCATTGCTTCGTCTACAACTGTAAAAATAATAAATAAATCTTCTTTTGAAAAAATAGAGATAAGTTTACCTAACCTTGAAATACAAAAGAAAATATCAAAAAAATTAGAATTACTGGAAAATAATATAGATTTTAGAAAAAATCAATTAAATTACTTAAAAGAATTAAATAAATCTTTATTTACAAAATATTCTAAAAATAAAAAAGTAGTAAATTTAGAATTAGAAGAAATTTGTGAGTTTATAAAAGATGGGACACATCAAACTCCAACATATGTAAATACTAATGAGAATGGATACAAATTTTTATCCTCTAAAGATGTTTCAAAAGGAATAATAAACTGGGATAATACAAAATATATTAGTGAAGAATTACACAAAGAATTATATAAAAAAATAGCACCTAAAAAAAACGATATTCTTTTAGCAAAAAATGGAACTACTGGTATAGCCGCTCTTGTGGATAAAGAAGAAATTTTTGATATTTATGTAAGTTTGGCTATTTTAAGATTGAAAAAAGAATATAATCCTAAATATATATTAGAAGGGATTAATTCAATAGAAACTAATCAACAATTTAAAAAAAGTCTGAAAGGAATAGGTGTTCCTAATTTACATTTAAAAGAAATTAAAAAAGTAAAAATTCCTATTCCACCAATAGAACTTCAAAATAAATTTGCTGAAAGAGTTGAAAAAATTGAGAAATTGAAATTTGAAATTGAGAAATCTATTGAAGAAGCTCAAAAATTATATAATAGCTTAATTTCTAAATATTTTGATAATTAA
- a CDS encoding type I restriction-modification system subunit M has protein sequence MITGEIKSKVDRMWTYFWTGGLTNPVDVIEQLTYLIFMKRLDQEEQRKEKEKQLASIFGNTDEKFIFDENHQDIRWSNLIQLGDPKQLYDKVRNEAFEFIKNLDDDKESIFSQYMQNAIFKVPTPAVLQNTMDTIEEIFNNPQMVEDKDTKGDLYEYLLSKLATSGKNGQFRTPKHIINMMVELMKPTVEDKIIDPACGTSGFLVSSIEYIKRNFKDILATSPEIYKYFSTAMIHGNDTDATMLGISAMNLLLHDMKTPKLKRIDSLSTDYSEENDYTLILANPPFKGSVDESLLSNTLTRVVKTKKTELLFIALFLRLLKIGGRGAVIVPDGVLFGASNAHKNLRKELIENNQLEAVISMPSGVFKPYAGVSTGILIFTKTGNGGTDNVWFYDMTADGYSLDDKRNSVEENDIPDIIERFSNLKNEKDRKRTDKSFFVSKQEIVDNDYDLSINKYKEIVYEKVEYEEPEVILQKLEELSKSIDENLKELKVMLDEDI, from the coding sequence ATGATTACAGGTGAAATTAAGAGTAAAGTAGATAGGATGTGGACATATTTCTGGACTGGAGGATTAACTAATCCAGTTGATGTAATAGAACAACTTACCTATCTTATTTTTATGAAAAGGTTAGATCAAGAAGAACAAAGAAAAGAAAAAGAAAAACAACTTGCAAGTATTTTTGGAAATACTGATGAAAAATTTATTTTTGATGAGAATCATCAAGACATTAGATGGAGTAATCTTATTCAATTAGGTGACCCTAAACAACTATATGATAAAGTTAGAAATGAAGCTTTTGAATTTATAAAAAATTTAGATGATGATAAGGAAAGTATATTTTCACAATATATGCAAAATGCTATTTTTAAAGTTCCAACACCAGCTGTTTTACAAAATACAATGGATACTATTGAAGAAATTTTTAATAATCCTCAAATGGTTGAAGATAAAGATACTAAAGGTGATCTATATGAATATTTGCTTTCAAAATTGGCAACTTCTGGTAAAAATGGACAATTTAGAACACCTAAACATATTATAAATATGATGGTTGAACTTATGAAACCAACTGTTGAAGATAAAATAATTGACCCAGCTTGTGGAACATCTGGCTTCCTAGTAAGTTCAATAGAATATATAAAAAGAAATTTTAAAGATATTCTAGCAACATCACCAGAAATTTATAAGTATTTTTCAACAGCTATGATACATGGAAATGATACTGATGCAACAATGTTAGGTATTTCTGCAATGAACTTATTGCTTCATGATATGAAAACTCCTAAATTAAAAAGGATAGATTCACTTTCAACAGATTATAGTGAAGAAAATGATTATACATTGATCCTTGCTAATCCTCCATTTAAAGGAAGTGTTGATGAATCTCTACTTTCTAATACTTTAACAAGAGTAGTGAAAACTAAAAAAACAGAATTATTATTTATTGCCTTATTTTTAAGACTTTTAAAAATTGGTGGAAGAGGAGCTGTTATTGTTCCAGATGGAGTACTATTTGGTGCTTCAAATGCACATAAAAATTTAAGAAAAGAACTAATCGAAAACAATCAATTAGAAGCTGTTATTTCTATGCCTAGTGGAGTATTTAAACCTTATGCTGGAGTATCAACAGGTATCTTAATTTTTACTAAAACAGGAAATGGTGGAACTGATAATGTTTGGTTCTATGATATGACAGCTGATGGATATTCACTTGATGATAAAAGAAATTCTGTTGAAGAAAATGATATTCCAGATATTATAGAAAGATTTTCTAACTTAAAAAATGAAAAAGATAGAAAAAGAACTGATAAATCTTTCTTTGTTTCTAAACAAGAGATAGTTGACAATGATTATGATTTATCAATAAATAAATACAAAGAAATTGTTTATGAAAAAGTTGAATATGAAGAACCAGAAGTTATTTTACAAAAATTGGAAGAACTTTCAAAATCTATTGATGAAAATTTAAAAGAATTAAAAGTGATGCTAGATGAAGATATTTAA
- a CDS encoding metal ABC transporter permease, whose translation MSAGLTIQLIAILISVACSLLGVFLVLRSMSMLTDAISHTVLLGIVLSFFITHKFDSPLLIIGATLTGLLTVYLVEILTDSNLVKEDAAIGIVLSVLFSIAVILVSKYTANIHLDIDAVLLGEIAFAPFHITEIFGFKIASGIINGLSILILNLLVITIFFKEIKISIFDRALALTLGLLPEVFHYLLMSLVSVTAVVSFDVVGATLMISFMIGPATTAYMISKNLKMMLICSALIGAISSILGYHLAVFLDVSISGSIAVVIGIIFFMVLFGKKVIKIY comes from the coding sequence ATGAGTGCAGGATTAACAATACAATTGATTGCTATTTTAATTTCAGTGGCTTGTTCATTATTGGGTGTATTTTTAGTTTTAAGATCTATGAGTATGCTTACAGATGCAATTAGCCATACAGTTTTACTTGGAATTGTACTTTCATTTTTTATTACACATAAATTTGATTCGCCTTTACTTATTATAGGAGCAACTTTAACAGGACTTTTAACTGTTTATTTAGTTGAAATATTAACTGATAGTAATTTAGTAAAAGAAGATGCTGCAATAGGAATAGTATTATCGGTTTTATTCAGCATAGCAGTTATTCTTGTTTCTAAATATACTGCAAATATACATTTAGACATAGATGCTGTCTTATTAGGAGAAATAGCTTTTGCACCATTTCATATAACAGAGATATTTGGTTTTAAAATTGCTAGTGGAATTATAAATGGACTTTCAATTTTAATTCTTAATTTATTAGTGATTACTATATTTTTTAAAGAAATAAAAATATCAATTTTTGATAGAGCCTTGGCATTAACATTAGGTTTACTTCCAGAAGTATTTCATTATTTATTAATGAGCTTAGTATCTGTAACAGCAGTAGTTTCTTTTGATGTTGTTGGAGCAACATTAATGATTTCCTTTATGATAGGACCTGCTACAACAGCTTACATGATTTCTAAAAATTTAAAGATGATGTTAATTTGTAGTGCTTTAATTGGAGCTATTTCATCAATATTAGGATATCATTTAGCAGTATTTTTAGATGTCTCTATTTCAGGAAGTATAGCAGTTGTTATTGGAATAATATTTTTTATGGTATTGTTTGGGAAGAAAGTGATAAAAATATATTAA
- a CDS encoding metal ABC transporter permease, with amino-acid sequence MNEILKLFFSSYTFKVVTLGCMLLGVVSAIIGTFAVLKKESLLGDGISHASLAGICLAFLITRKKELYILLLGALIIGLLCIFLIHYTQLKTKVKFDSAIALMLSTFFGLGLVLLTYLKKIPGAKKAGLNRFIFGQASTLVVKDIYLIIAVGLTLIFLVILFWKEIKISIFQADYAKTLGIDSSKINFLVSTMIVINVIIGIQIAGVILMTAMLVIPPVAARQWSKKLSIVTLLSAIIGGISGAMGSIISTFDASLPTGPLIILVSGIFVLVSFLFSKKGIIARNYRIYIRNRKLRLQEVKGGK; translated from the coding sequence ATGAATGAAATATTGAAACTTTTTTTTAGTAGTTATACTTTTAAAGTTGTTACACTTGGTTGTATGCTTTTAGGGGTAGTTAGTGCTATTATTGGAACTTTTGCTGTTTTAAAAAAAGAAAGTTTATTAGGTGATGGTATATCTCATGCATCACTTGCAGGAATATGCCTAGCTTTTTTGATTACTAGAAAAAAAGAATTGTATATTTTGCTTTTAGGAGCTTTAATAATAGGACTTTTATGTATTTTTCTAATTCATTATACACAGTTAAAAACAAAAGTAAAATTTGATAGTGCTATTGCCTTAATGTTATCCACATTTTTTGGATTAGGTTTAGTGCTATTGACATATTTAAAAAAAATACCTGGTGCTAAAAAAGCAGGTTTAAATAGATTTATTTTTGGACAAGCATCAACCTTAGTTGTAAAAGATATTTATTTGATTATTGCTGTTGGCTTAACTTTAATATTTTTAGTAATTTTGTTTTGGAAAGAAATAAAAATAAGTATATTTCAAGCTGATTATGCGAAAACTCTTGGAATAGATAGCAGTAAAATAAATTTTTTAGTTTCAACTATGATAGTTATAAATGTTATTATAGGAATACAAATAGCAGGAGTAATTTTAATGACTGCAATGTTAGTTATACCTCCTGTTGCTGCTAGACAATGGAGTAAAAAATTATCTATTGTTACTCTTTTATCAGCAATAATTGGAGGAATTTCAGGAGCTATGGGTAGTATTATTTCCACATTTGATGCTTCATTACCAACAGGACCTTTAATAATATTAGTATCTGGAATTTTTGTTTTAGTCAGTTTTTTATTTTCTAAAAAAGGTATAATTGCTAGAAATTATAGAATTTATATTAGAAATAGAAAATTGAGATTACAAGAAGTTAAAGGTGGTAAATAA